The Gallus gallus isolate bGalGal1 chromosome 3, bGalGal1.mat.broiler.GRCg7b, whole genome shotgun sequence genome window below encodes:
- the MPC1L gene encoding mitochondrial pyruvate carrier 1 (The RefSeq protein has 1 substitution compared to this genomic sequence) yields MAGALARKAADYVRSKEFRDYLMSTHFWGPVANWGLPVAAINDMKKSPEIISGRMTFALCCYSLTFMRFAYKVQPRNWLLFACHLTNEVAQLIQGGRLIKSRLEKKN; encoded by the exons ATGGCGGGGGCGCTGGCCCGTAAGGCCGCGGACTATGTGCGCAGCAAGGAGTTCCGGGACTACCTGATGAG CACG CACTTTTGGGGGCCAGTAGCCAACTGGGGACTTCCTGTTGCTGCTATTAATGACATGAAGAAATCTCCAGAAATCATTAGTGGCCGAATGACATTTG CACTGTGTTGTTACTCCTTGACTTTCATGAGATTTGCCTACAAAGTGCAGCCAAGAAACTGGCTTCTCTTTGCATGCCACTTGACTAATGAAGTTGCACAACTTATTCAAGGAGGGCGACTGATCAAATACAG GTTGGAGAAAAAGAACTAA